A genomic window from Flavobacterium lindanitolerans includes:
- the aroC gene encoding chorismate synthase, producing the protein MAGNSFGNLFRLTTFGESHGEALGGIIDGCPPGITLDIEAIRFEMSRRKPGQSAIVTQRKEDDEVQFLSGIFEGKTTGTPIGFIIPNTNQKSDDYSHIKESYRPSHADYVYEKKYGIRDYRGGGRSSARETASRVVAGAIAKQVTPSIKINAFVSSVGDIFIDKPYQALDFSKTESNPVRCPDEATAKKMEDYIKEIRKQGDTVGGTITCVIQNVPIGLGEPVFDKLHAELGKAMLSINAVKGFEYGSGFCGARMKGSEHNDLYNPDGTTKSNLSGGIQGGISNGMDIYFRVAFKPVATIMQKQETLDIHGNIVEMQGRGRHDPCVVPRAVPIVEAMAALVLADYYLLNKI; encoded by the coding sequence ATGGCAGGAAATAGTTTTGGAAATCTGTTCAGGCTTACCACTTTTGGGGAGTCGCATGGAGAGGCCTTAGGAGGAATAATTGATGGTTGTCCGCCGGGAATTACATTAGACATTGAAGCAATTCGCTTTGAAATGTCCAGGAGAAAGCCGGGTCAATCCGCTATCGTAACACAACGCAAAGAAGATGACGAAGTGCAATTTCTGTCGGGAATCTTTGAAGGTAAAACAACGGGCACGCCTATTGGCTTTATTATACCCAATACCAATCAGAAGTCTGATGACTATTCCCATATTAAGGAAAGTTACAGGCCAAGCCATGCCGATTATGTCTATGAAAAAAAATACGGTATCAGAGATTACAGGGGTGGTGGCAGGAGCTCAGCCCGGGAAACGGCAAGCAGGGTAGTGGCAGGAGCTATTGCAAAGCAGGTGACTCCATCCATAAAAATCAATGCGTTTGTTTCTTCGGTTGGAGATATATTTATCGACAAACCGTATCAGGCATTGGATTTTTCTAAAACGGAAAGCAACCCTGTTCGTTGTCCTGATGAAGCCACTGCCAAAAAAATGGAAGATTATATTAAGGAAATACGAAAACAAGGCGATACTGTTGGAGGAACGATAACCTGTGTTATCCAAAATGTTCCGATTGGTTTAGGTGAACCTGTTTTTGATAAGCTTCATGCAGAACTGGGCAAGGCCATGCTTTCAATAAATGCCGTAAAAGGTTTTGAATATGGAAGCGGTTTCTGCGGTGCAAGAATGAAAGGAAGTGAGCACAATGACCTTTATAATCCGGATGGTACTACGAAATCAAACCTTTCAGGCGGTATCCAGGGCGGAATCAGTAACGGAATGGATATTTATTTCAGAGTGGCATTTAAGCCTGTTGCGACCATAATGCAGAAACAGGAGACTTTGGACATCCATGGCAATATTGTAGAAATGCAGGGAAGAGGAAGACATGATCCATGCGTTGTTCCAAGAGCTGTACCTATAGTTGAAGCTATGGCTGCACTGGTTTTGGCAGATTACTATTTATTAAATAAAATTTAG
- a CDS encoding thiol-disulfide oxidoreductase DCC family protein, giving the protein MNLPQDKKIILFDGVCNLCDSSIQFIIKHDKKDIFRFVALQSEIGLEIIKHIGIDTSKIDSILLYEPGKAYYYKAQAALKIAKELGGIYTAISWFSILPNFLTNTVYDYIAKNRYKWYGKKEACMIPTPELKAKFL; this is encoded by the coding sequence ATGAACTTACCCCAGGATAAAAAAATCATTTTGTTTGACGGAGTCTGTAATCTCTGTGATTCTTCTATACAATTTATCATCAAACATGATAAAAAAGATATTTTTCGGTTTGTAGCATTGCAATCAGAAATAGGTCTGGAAATAATAAAACATATTGGTATTGATACTTCAAAAATAGATTCTATTTTATTGTATGAACCTGGCAAAGCTTATTATTACAAAGCCCAGGCCGCGTTAAAAATTGCCAAAGAATTGGGAGGTATATACACAGCTATTAGTTGGTTTTCTATACTCCCTAACTTTTTAACCAATACGGTATATGATTACATCGCCAAGAACCGATACAAATGGTATGGGAAAAAAGAGGCCTGTATGATTCCTACACCTGAATTAAAAGCAAAATTCTTATAA
- a CDS encoding transglutaminase-like domain-containing protein, with protein sequence MEKQGNIDFKKIKEKLQVKKPWDSIIIFLLNILIAIPVFIIIHQNIIDPNWYFHIDRILLFILVVVIIQLVLRLMKTIIILCIALYLIALIYGSLFGNYGFNSVFEDYRSMVYSMSENPNPQDIIISKLLPFPNKSKILNAIEYDNPKVRNFALLATTKYFRNVKGYSEYRRQIQSFAVFKEIQRRWNYVSDPKGKEYIARATESLIHFSGDCDDHAILMAACVRAVGGTPRLIHTGGHIYPEVLIGNKKADLEAINYLIKEVLFKEESKGKEIHYHIDERGQIWLNLDYTATYPGGPFMSEEILGALTLN encoded by the coding sequence ATGGAGAAACAAGGTAACATAGACTTCAAAAAAATCAAAGAGAAACTTCAGGTCAAAAAACCTTGGGACAGTATCATTATTTTCCTATTGAATATATTGATAGCTATTCCTGTGTTTATCATTATCCATCAGAATATTATCGACCCAAACTGGTATTTCCATATTGACAGAATACTCCTTTTTATACTTGTAGTCGTTATTATACAATTGGTTCTCAGATTAATGAAAACCATCATTATTCTCTGTATAGCGCTGTATCTGATTGCATTAATTTACGGAAGTCTGTTCGGCAATTATGGCTTTAACAGTGTCTTTGAAGATTATCGTTCAATGGTTTACAGCATGTCAGAAAATCCCAATCCACAGGATATTATTATTTCAAAGCTTTTGCCTTTCCCAAACAAGTCAAAAATTCTGAATGCCATCGAATATGATAACCCAAAAGTCAGGAATTTTGCGTTGCTTGCAACAACCAAATATTTCAGAAACGTCAAAGGATACAGTGAATACCGACGACAAATCCAAAGTTTTGCCGTATTTAAGGAAATACAGCGTCGCTGGAACTACGTAAGTGACCCAAAAGGAAAGGAATACATTGCCAGAGCTACTGAATCGCTGATTCATTTTTCCGGCGATTGTGATGACCACGCCATCCTCATGGCTGCCTGCGTACGCGCTGTTGGCGGAACACCAAGACTTATCCATACCGGCGGCCATATTTATCCGGAGGTTCTTATTGGAAACAAAAAAGCCGATTTGGAAGCAATCAACTACCTTATCAAAGAAGTATTATTCAAAGAAGAAAGTAAAGGAAAAGAAATTCATTATCACATTGACGAACGCGGTCAAATCTGGCTTAATCTGGATTATACAGCCACATATCCGGGAGGTCCGTTCATGTCTGAAGAAATTCTGGGAGCGTTGACCTTGAATTAA
- a CDS encoding nucleoside phosphorylase, translating into MIQSSELILNPDGSVYHLNLKPEHIANDIIFVGDQNRVEKITQFFDSIEFSTQKREFKTQTGIFKGKRITVMSTGIGPDNIDIVVNELDALVNINLETRQPKEELTSLNIIRIGTSGSLQKDIPVDSFVMSKYGLGLDNMLRSYKIDRITEEALGEAFLLHTNWDIRKGKPYVVRCSEKLEKLIESDRIFKGITATAGGFYGPQGRVLRLEIQDPELNNKMDNFNFNDNRITNLEMETAAIYGLSALLGHNALSLNAIIANRASGTFSEDPYKAVDELIAYTLDKLANNS; encoded by the coding sequence ATGATACAATCTTCAGAATTAATATTAAACCCTGACGGTAGCGTCTATCACCTGAATTTAAAACCAGAACATATTGCCAATGACATTATTTTCGTTGGCGACCAGAATCGCGTTGAAAAAATTACACAGTTTTTTGATTCCATAGAATTTTCAACACAAAAAAGAGAATTTAAAACCCAGACAGGTATCTTTAAAGGAAAAAGAATAACAGTAATGTCAACCGGAATCGGTCCTGACAATATTGACATCGTAGTTAACGAACTAGACGCGCTTGTCAACATCAACCTGGAAACCCGTCAACCAAAAGAAGAACTGACTTCATTAAACATCATCCGAATAGGAACATCGGGCTCATTGCAGAAAGATATTCCGGTAGACAGCTTCGTTATGTCTAAATATGGATTAGGATTGGACAATATGCTCCGTTCCTACAAAATTGACCGGATTACAGAGGAAGCTTTAGGTGAAGCCTTCCTGCTTCATACCAACTGGGATATCCGAAAAGGAAAACCATATGTGGTACGATGCAGTGAAAAACTGGAAAAACTAATTGAAAGTGACCGAATTTTCAAAGGAATTACTGCAACAGCCGGTGGATTCTACGGCCCTCAAGGCAGAGTCCTGCGTCTTGAAATACAGGACCCGGAATTGAACAACAAAATGGACAATTTCAATTTCAACGACAACAGGATTACCAACCTTGAAATGGAAACGGCTGCTATTTATGGCCTGTCGGCACTGCTCGGACATAATGCTTTATCGTTAAATGCCATCATTGCCAACCGTGCAAGTGGTACTTTTAGTGAAGACCCATACAAGGCTGTAGACGAATTAATTGCATATACGTTAGACAAATTGGCAAACAACTCCTAA
- a CDS encoding T9SS-dependent choice-of-anchor J family protein: MKKQLLFAGLLFGSVFSMNAQTTIYSQDFTTATGSGLSIIDADGDANNWGLFTGNATTAAWGLTGNFAGSRSWNPATGTPAGPLTPNNYLITPEITIPGTAGLTTTLSFKVGVNDPTAFAEQLSIYVIPPTANTAELIEALTPVFNRTMDVSNAQTAITYTVNISNSAGQTVRIALRHHDCTDQNLLYFDDLKVTQAALSTNEFLASQLKVYPNPSNNFVTITTDANVLFNQVSLTDLNGRTVKTVELNGDSSAQVNISELAAGVYMMTINSDQGSVTKKIIKN; encoded by the coding sequence ATGAAAAAACAATTACTTTTTGCAGGACTTTTATTTGGTTCTGTTTTTAGCATGAATGCACAAACAACAATTTACTCACAAGATTTCACTACTGCTACTGGTTCTGGTCTTTCCATTATTGATGCAGATGGAGATGCAAACAATTGGGGTTTATTTACGGGAAATGCTACTACTGCTGCTTGGGGATTAACAGGTAATTTTGCAGGATCTAGATCTTGGAACCCAGCAACTGGAACACCTGCAGGACCTTTGACTCCTAATAACTATTTAATTACTCCGGAAATAACCATACCTGGAACTGCAGGTCTGACTACTACGTTAAGTTTTAAAGTTGGAGTTAATGATCCAACTGCTTTTGCTGAACAGCTTTCAATCTATGTAATTCCTCCAACAGCAAACACTGCAGAACTTATAGAAGCACTAACACCTGTTTTTAATAGAACAATGGATGTATCTAACGCACAGACTGCCATTACTTATACTGTTAATATTTCAAATTCTGCGGGTCAGACAGTAAGAATTGCTTTAAGACACCATGATTGTACAGATCAAAACTTATTATATTTTGATGATCTAAAAGTAACTCAGGCTGCATTATCTACAAACGAATTCTTGGCTTCTCAATTAAAAGTTTATCCAAACCCATCAAATAATTTTGTAACGATTACAACTGATGCTAATGTTTTGTTTAATCAAGTAAGTTTAACGGATTTGAACGGACGTACAGTTAAAACAGTTGAATTAAATGGAGATTCTTCTGCTCAGGTTAATATTTCTGAATTGGCTGCAGGAGTTTATATGATGACAATCAATTCTGATCAAGGTTCAGTAACTAAAAAGATTATCAAAAACTAA
- a CDS encoding substrate-binding domain-containing protein — MKTIKIAGVPEHFNLPWHLCIENGEFEAHDIDLKWTDVPEGTGKLCQMLRNGETDIAVILTEGIIKDIVSGNPSKIVQVYVQSPLIWGIHVSAASNYKTLSDLKGTKAAISRIGSGSQLMAYVNAHSQGWKTENLQFEIVNTIDGAVEALTAGTADYFMWERFMTKPLVDKGIFRRIADCPTPWPCFVIAVRNELLETQPEIIKTVLEIINQTTEEFKDIPSIDKTLSSRYNQKIEDIQEWLALTEWSQKTLDDKTLNNVQNQLLELSIIDKKGTFADIAQI, encoded by the coding sequence ATGAAAACGATAAAAATAGCCGGGGTACCGGAACATTTTAACCTGCCATGGCATCTTTGCATAGAAAATGGAGAATTTGAAGCACATGATATTGACCTGAAATGGACTGATGTTCCTGAAGGAACAGGCAAGTTATGCCAGATGCTTCGCAATGGCGAAACCGATATTGCCGTAATCCTGACCGAAGGCATCATTAAAGATATTGTCTCGGGTAATCCAAGCAAAATTGTGCAAGTCTATGTCCAATCGCCTCTGATTTGGGGAATCCATGTTAGTGCTGCTTCAAACTACAAGACACTTTCTGACCTGAAAGGAACAAAGGCTGCCATTAGCCGAATTGGTTCAGGTTCTCAACTTATGGCCTATGTCAATGCACACAGTCAAGGATGGAAAACAGAAAATTTACAGTTTGAAATCGTAAATACTATTGATGGTGCCGTAGAAGCATTAACTGCCGGAACAGCCGATTATTTTATGTGGGAACGATTTATGACAAAACCTTTGGTTGACAAAGGAATATTTAGAAGAATTGCCGACTGCCCTACTCCGTGGCCCTGTTTTGTGATTGCCGTGCGAAATGAACTATTGGAAACACAGCCGGAAATCATCAAAACCGTGTTGGAAATCATTAATCAAACAACAGAAGAATTCAAGGATATTCCAAGTATCGATAAAACCTTATCATCACGTTACAATCAAAAAATTGAGGATATACAGGAATGGCTCGCACTGACAGAATGGTCACAAAAAACCTTGGATGACAAAACGTTAAACAATGTTCAAAATCAACTGTTGGAACTTTCTATTATTGATAAAAAAGGTACTTTTGCAGATATAGCACAAATCTAA
- a CDS encoding uracil-DNA glycosylase — protein sequence MQVKIHPSWKAVLSEEFEKPYFHHLIDFVKSEYAHHTCYPKGSQIFSAFDHCHFDDVKVVIIGQDPYHGPNQANGLCFSVNDGIPFPPSLLNIFREIETDLGKPLPQTGNLERWADQGVLLLNATLTVRKGEAGSHQKKGWETFTDAVIQKVSSEREQVVFLLWGGFAQNKRTLIDTSKHLILTSGHPSPLSANRGLWFGNKHFSKTNEYLKSLGKKEIEW from the coding sequence ATGCAAGTAAAAATACATCCTTCCTGGAAAGCCGTTTTATCAGAAGAATTCGAAAAGCCTTATTTTCACCATCTGATTGATTTTGTAAAATCAGAATATGCCCATCATACCTGTTATCCAAAAGGGAGTCAGATTTTTTCTGCTTTTGACCACTGCCATTTTGATGATGTAAAAGTCGTCATCATAGGACAAGACCCTTATCACGGGCCAAATCAGGCAAACGGATTGTGTTTTTCTGTTAACGACGGAATTCCTTTTCCTCCTTCCTTACTTAATATTTTTCGCGAAATTGAAACCGATTTGGGTAAGCCACTGCCACAAACAGGAAATCTGGAGCGTTGGGCAGACCAAGGTGTATTGCTTTTAAATGCTACGTTAACCGTTCGAAAAGGAGAAGCAGGAAGCCATCAAAAAAAAGGCTGGGAGACTTTCACCGATGCCGTTATCCAGAAAGTTTCAAGCGAAAGGGAACAGGTTGTTTTTTTGCTTTGGGGCGGTTTTGCACAAAACAAAAGAACTCTTATTGATACTTCCAAACACCTGATTCTTACTTCAGGCCATCCTTCACCTTTAAGTGCCAACAGGGGGCTTTGGTTTGGGAACAAGCATTTTAGCAAGACTAATGAGTACCTTAAATCTCTCGGAAAAAAAGAAATAGAGTGGTAA
- a CDS encoding DUF3575 domain-containing protein yields the protein MKKWLFAALLAFQFSNAQESSNIFARKQNEIKFDILSVIAFSKVHISYERFLNENFSVGISGSFQDSKDAKEDFDKGYDRTLPKYEVNPFVRYSLSHSQKSFYFAEIFVSANGGKYRELQRFVDESGNGYYDTFKDNYTDVAIGGALGYKLYIQEKFGLELFLGAGKNLFNTDKSPEVVPRVGLNFGYRF from the coding sequence ATGAAAAAATGGCTTTTCGCAGCACTGCTCGCTTTCCAGTTTTCAAATGCACAGGAAAGCTCCAATATCTTTGCAAGGAAACAAAATGAAATAAAATTTGACATACTATCTGTTATAGCATTTTCAAAAGTCCATATCAGCTATGAGCGTTTTCTAAACGAAAACTTTTCAGTTGGTATTAGCGGTAGCTTTCAGGACAGTAAAGATGCTAAAGAAGATTTTGATAAAGGTTATGACCGTACACTTCCTAAGTATGAAGTCAATCCTTTTGTACGTTATTCCTTATCCCATAGTCAGAAAAGTTTCTATTTTGCTGAAATATTTGTTTCTGCAAATGGTGGGAAATACAGAGAATTACAACGTTTTGTAGATGAATCCGGTAACGGTTATTACGACACCTTCAAAGACAATTACACCGACGTAGCCATTGGTGGCGCCCTGGGTTATAAACTGTATATACAGGAAAAATTTGGTCTTGAATTATTTCTGGGAGCAGGAAAAAACCTTTTCAATACGGACAAAAGTCCGGAAGTTGTTCCTCGTGTAGGATTAAATTTTGGCTACAGATTTTAA
- a CDS encoding GxxExxY protein: METNELLHKELTGDILKLYYEVYNELGYGFLERVYQNALFYELKSNGFKVEAQKRIPVYYKNMIVGDYFADLIVNDSVILELKAVESLTKEHHYQIINYLRGTECEVGLVLNFGRKVQFMRRVYENYKK, from the coding sequence ATGGAAACGAATGAACTGCTCCACAAGGAATTGACTGGAGATATCCTAAAACTATATTACGAAGTTTATAATGAATTGGGATATGGCTTTTTGGAAAGAGTTTATCAAAATGCTCTCTTTTATGAACTGAAATCCAACGGTTTTAAAGTTGAAGCCCAAAAAAGGATTCCGGTTTATTATAAAAACATGATTGTTGGGGACTATTTTGCTGACCTGATAGTAAATGACAGTGTAATTTTAGAATTAAAAGCAGTAGAAAGCTTAACAAAAGAACACCATTATCAGATTATAAACTATCTGCGAGGAACAGAATGTGAAGTCGGATTAGTCCTGAATTTTGGAAGAAAAGTCCAATTCATGCGCCGAGTTTATGAGAATTATAAAAAATAA
- a CDS encoding endonuclease MutS2: MTNITDKTLQDLEFNTVLQAISEICNTEIGKEKALRISPFKHKKELMDALLQTSEYVSSFTNNNAIPNHGFETISNEIKFLAIEDSFLEVGSFRKIAAISDTVNVLLLFLKKFNDYYPKLSEKSSAVEYTKFITQKIDEIVDKYGEIKDNASPALVEIRRNMNMVRGKINQSFGMALSQYNGLGYLDDIKESIVENRRVLAVLAMYRRKVKGSILGNSKTGSITYIEPEATLRFSRELSNLEYEEKEEITRILKQLTNDIRPFLDLLKTYQEFLSDIDVIAGKAKYANRINGILPTITDEKRLYFREAYHPILYLNNKKKNEVTFPQTIELTNVSRIIVISGPNAGGKTISLKTVGLLQLMLQSGMLIPVHERSETFLFDRILTDIGDNQSIENHLSTYSYRLKNMNYFLKKCNAKTLFLIDEFGTGSDPELGGALAETFLEEFYHREAFGIITTHYSNLKMLANELPYASNANMLFDEKSLEPMYKLILGQAGSSFTFEVAQKNGIPFGLINRAKKKIEGGKVRFDKTIATLQKERSKLEKTSQNLKEEESKAREESKKMESINSKIQDKLERYQELYDANQRLIYMGQKLDDISEKYFNNKNKKELIGEFLKMVEIENSKRKKLTAKEKKAKEIVQKEIIKEVTVKVEEIREEKKEKKIKAIKQEANKPKPVLKLGDRVRLVDGKAVGTIDKIEKNKVTVNYGIFTSKVDLETLELVEAKK; encoded by the coding sequence ATGACCAATATAACAGATAAGACATTACAGGATTTAGAATTCAATACCGTACTGCAAGCCATTTCAGAAATCTGCAACACAGAAATCGGGAAGGAAAAAGCACTTCGGATTTCGCCTTTCAAACATAAAAAGGAGTTGATGGATGCTTTGCTTCAAACGTCCGAATATGTTTCTTCTTTCACAAACAATAATGCGATTCCCAATCACGGATTTGAAACTATCAGCAATGAAATAAAATTTCTGGCTATAGAAGACAGCTTTCTTGAAGTGGGAAGTTTTCGAAAAATTGCAGCTATTTCTGATACCGTAAATGTACTGTTGCTTTTTCTTAAAAAGTTCAATGACTATTACCCTAAATTAAGTGAGAAATCTTCGGCTGTAGAATATACCAAATTCATCACACAAAAAATCGATGAAATTGTAGACAAATATGGTGAAATAAAAGACAATGCCTCACCTGCTCTTGTCGAAATCCGAAGAAATATGAATATGGTCCGTGGTAAAATCAACCAGAGTTTTGGAATGGCATTAAGCCAATACAACGGACTGGGCTATTTAGACGACATCAAGGAAAGTATTGTAGAAAACAGACGCGTACTAGCAGTACTGGCTATGTACAGACGAAAAGTAAAAGGCTCCATTTTAGGAAATTCAAAAACAGGAAGCATTACCTATATCGAACCAGAAGCTACTTTGCGTTTTTCAAGAGAATTAAGCAATCTTGAATATGAGGAAAAAGAAGAAATTACACGAATTCTAAAACAGCTCACAAACGACATACGTCCGTTTTTAGACCTGCTTAAGACCTATCAGGAATTCCTAAGCGATATTGATGTGATTGCCGGAAAAGCAAAATATGCCAACAGAATTAACGGTATTTTACCCACAATCACAGATGAAAAGAGATTGTATTTCAGAGAGGCCTACCATCCTATTCTTTATCTCAACAATAAGAAAAAAAATGAGGTGACCTTCCCTCAAACAATTGAACTGACAAACGTAAGCAGAATCATTGTAATTTCTGGGCCTAATGCGGGAGGAAAAACCATTTCACTTAAAACAGTAGGTTTATTGCAATTGATGCTGCAAAGCGGAATGCTTATTCCTGTACATGAGCGTAGTGAGACATTTTTATTTGACCGGATACTGACAGATATTGGTGACAATCAATCTATTGAAAATCATTTAAGTACCTACAGCTACCGTTTAAAAAACATGAACTATTTTCTCAAAAAATGCAATGCTAAAACGCTTTTCCTTATTGATGAATTTGGTACAGGTTCAGACCCTGAATTGGGAGGTGCTTTAGCAGAAACTTTTTTGGAAGAGTTTTATCATAGAGAAGCTTTTGGAATCATCACTACACACTACTCCAATCTGAAAATGCTGGCAAATGAATTGCCTTATGCTTCTAATGCGAATATGCTGTTTGATGAAAAGTCACTGGAACCTATGTACAAACTAATCTTAGGGCAAGCCGGAAGCTCATTTACTTTTGAAGTAGCACAGAAAAATGGTATTCCTTTTGGATTAATTAATCGCGCTAAGAAAAAAATCGAAGGCGGAAAGGTTCGTTTCGACAAAACTATTGCAACACTCCAAAAAGAACGTTCGAAACTTGAAAAAACCTCACAGAATTTAAAAGAAGAAGAAAGCAAAGCCCGTGAAGAGAGTAAAAAAATGGAATCTATCAATTCTAAAATCCAGGATAAACTGGAACGTTATCAGGAATTGTATGATGCGAACCAACGCCTAATCTACATGGGTCAAAAACTGGATGATATTTCTGAAAAATATTTCAACAACAAGAATAAAAAAGAACTTATTGGCGAATTTCTTAAAATGGTTGAAATAGAAAATTCCAAGCGAAAAAAATTAACGGCCAAAGAAAAAAAGGCAAAAGAAATTGTTCAGAAAGAGATAATCAAAGAAGTTACCGTCAAGGTAGAGGAAATTCGCGAAGAGAAAAAAGAGAAGAAAATCAAAGCCATCAAACAGGAAGCAAATAAACCAAAACCTGTTTTAAAACTTGGCGACCGTGTCAGGTTGGTAGACGGAAAAGCCGTCGGAACTATTGACAAAATTGAAAAGAACAAGGTTACGGTAAATTATGGTATCTTTACTTCAAAAGTGGATTTAGAAACTTTAGAATTAGTAGAAGCAAAAAAATAA
- a CDS encoding translation initiation factor yields the protein MDLHDQLKKLFPDHQPSEEIEETESEPKELWVQTEPMICKFEKRKGKPTTIIEGYTGSDDDFKILAKELKTKLSVGGTFKDDSIIIQGDYRDKIMTILKEKGFKVKRVGG from the coding sequence ATGGATTTACATGACCAATTAAAAAAACTATTCCCAGATCATCAACCGTCTGAAGAAATCGAAGAAACTGAAAGCGAACCAAAAGAACTTTGGGTCCAGACCGAGCCCATGATTTGCAAATTCGAAAAAAGAAAAGGAAAACCAACTACCATCATCGAAGGTTATACCGGTTCGGACGACGATTTCAAAATTCTAGCGAAAGAATTAAAAACAAAATTAAGCGTAGGCGGTACATTCAAAGACGACTCAATTATCATTCAGGGAGATTACCGTGACAAAATAATGACCATCCTTAAAGAAAAAGGCTTTAAGGTAAAACGTGTTGGCGGATAA
- a CDS encoding DinB family protein has protein sequence MLQEVILKFEELLVENLDYFKNTDKHVLEFKPENKWSKKEILGHLIDSAVHNLVRFTEIHYAPKPYQYRTYNQEDLVSICQYQSADSNELIQLWLSLNKQILRIFKSVDSEALHYEIELNDKSIINLRFLMSDYVAHLEHHIKQIQNNRYST, from the coding sequence ATGTTGCAGGAAGTAATTCTTAAATTCGAAGAACTGCTGGTCGAAAATCTTGATTACTTTAAGAATACCGACAAGCACGTTTTAGAATTCAAACCTGAAAACAAATGGTCTAAAAAGGAAATATTAGGCCATCTGATTGATTCAGCGGTTCACAATCTGGTTCGGTTTACGGAAATACATTATGCTCCAAAACCTTATCAATACAGAACATACAATCAGGAAGATCTGGTCAGTATTTGTCAATATCAGTCAGCCGACAGTAATGAGTTAATCCAGCTCTGGCTTTCATTGAACAAGCAAATACTCAGGATTTTCAAATCGGTTGACAGTGAAGCATTGCATTATGAAATTGAACTGAATGACAAATCCATCATCAACCTGCGTTTTTTAATGAGTGATTATGTTGCCCATTTAGAGCATCATATAAAACAAATACAAAATAACCGTTATTCAACATGA
- a CDS encoding isopenicillin N synthase family dioxygenase → MQNIPSVDLRDFLSDDPKRKQKFVNEIGKAFEDIGFVALKGHFLDDKLVDELYGEIRNFFALPLETKSSYEIPGIGGQRGYVSFGKEHAKGKKEGDLKEFWHFGQYVDKNSRWAEEYPDNVEVKELPRFNEVGKEAFQMLEKTGIYVLRALALHLGLDEFYFDKYAEEGNSILRPIHYPPITQEPENAIRAAAHGDINLITLLMGAQGRGLQVQNHNGDWIDAIAEPDELVINVGDMLSRHTNNKLKSTIHQVVNPPRELWGTSRYSIPFFMHPVSDMRLDCLENCIDEENPKLYEDISAGEFLHERLVDLGLIKK, encoded by the coding sequence ATGCAAAATATTCCTAGTGTTGACTTGCGTGATTTCCTTTCGGACGACCCGAAACGTAAACAAAAATTTGTAAATGAAATCGGAAAAGCTTTCGAAGACATAGGCTTCGTAGCATTAAAAGGTCATTTTTTAGATGACAAACTTGTAGATGAGCTGTATGGCGAAATCAGAAATTTCTTCGCCCTGCCATTAGAAACCAAAAGCAGTTATGAAATCCCTGGTATTGGAGGACAGCGTGGTTATGTTTCCTTTGGAAAAGAACACGCTAAAGGGAAAAAAGAAGGTGATTTGAAAGAATTCTGGCACTTTGGTCAGTATGTAGATAAAAATTCAAGATGGGCTGAAGAATATCCTGACAATGTTGAGGTTAAAGAATTACCTCGATTTAATGAAGTAGGAAAAGAAGCCTTCCAAATGCTGGAAAAAACAGGAATTTATGTATTGAGAGCATTGGCATTACACTTAGGTCTGGACGAATTCTATTTCGACAAATATGCTGAAGAAGGAAATTCAATCTTACGCCCTATCCACTACCCACCAATTACGCAAGAGCCGGAAAATGCTATCCGCGCCGCAGCACATGGCGATATTAATCTGATTACTTTATTGATGGGCGCTCAAGGCCGCGGACTTCAGGTGCAAAACCACAATGGCGACTGGATTGATGCTATTGCAGAACCAGACGAACTGGTAATCAATGTAGGCGATATGCTTTCAAGACATACCAATAACAAACTAAAATCTACCATTCACCAGGTAGTCAATCCTCCAAGAGAATTATGGGGAACTTCCCGTTATTCCATTCCGTTTTTTATGCACCCGGTAAGCGATATGCGTTTGGACTGCCTTGAAAACTGTATCGATGAAGAAAATCCAAAATTATACGAAGACATTTCAGCCGGAGAATTCCTGCACGAACGTTTGGTTGATTTGGGATTAATCAAAAAATAA